Proteins encoded within one genomic window of Rubritalea squalenifaciens DSM 18772:
- the lpxB gene encoding lipid-A-disaccharide synthase, giving the protein MAKTIYLLSGEVSGDTHGAELIHALVEKLPELQCLGYGGPQMREASGGKIQDWVEDAAVMGIWEVLKRYGWFKKKFQIILADIIASKPDALILIDYPGFNLRMAKAVHEALPSTKIIYYISPQVWAWNKGRIPKMAHILDQMLCIFPFEKEIFEPAGLPTEFVGHPIVDELEEKKIETERDPELIGLFPGSREREVARLFPVMVEAARRMHTEHPEWRFQAPAASPKLAHQMQEILEKAKLKEDYITISTGDSHALMQQAACGVIASGTATLEAAWFGLPYCLIYRIAWPTYFIGKMLVKVDYIGLVNILAGKGVVEEFIQGDADPCHIQQALEKFMTDAKFAAEIQAELAATAAKLGEPGCHQRAANAIVKTING; this is encoded by the coding sequence ATGGCGAAAACTATCTATCTACTCTCTGGCGAAGTAAGCGGCGACACTCATGGCGCCGAGCTCATTCACGCCCTCGTCGAGAAGCTTCCCGAGCTCCAGTGCCTCGGATACGGCGGCCCGCAGATGCGCGAGGCCAGCGGAGGAAAAATCCAGGACTGGGTGGAGGACGCCGCCGTCATGGGCATCTGGGAGGTGCTCAAGCGCTACGGCTGGTTTAAGAAGAAATTCCAGATCATCCTGGCAGACATCATCGCCAGCAAGCCGGACGCCCTCATCCTGATCGACTACCCGGGTTTCAATCTGCGCATGGCCAAGGCTGTGCACGAGGCCCTGCCATCCACCAAGATCATTTATTACATCTCTCCGCAGGTCTGGGCCTGGAACAAAGGCCGCATTCCCAAGATGGCTCACATTCTCGATCAGATGCTCTGCATCTTCCCCTTCGAGAAAGAGATTTTTGAGCCCGCCGGTCTCCCCACCGAATTCGTCGGACACCCGATCGTCGACGAGCTGGAGGAAAAGAAAATCGAGACCGAGCGCGACCCGGAACTCATCGGCCTCTTCCCCGGCAGCCGCGAGCGCGAAGTCGCCCGCCTTTTCCCCGTCATGGTGGAAGCCGCCCGCCGCATGCACACGGAGCACCCCGAGTGGCGCTTCCAGGCCCCGGCAGCCTCTCCCAAGCTGGCACATCAGATGCAGGAGATCCTGGAGAAGGCCAAGCTGAAGGAAGACTACATTACTATCTCCACTGGTGACAGCCATGCCCTCATGCAGCAGGCAGCCTGTGGCGTCATCGCCAGCGGCACCGCCACTCTCGAGGCCGCTTGGTTCGGCCTGCCCTACTGCCTGATCTACCGCATTGCCTGGCCCACCTACTTCATCGGCAAGATGCTGGTGAAGGTGGACTACATCGGCCTCGTGAATATCCTCGCGGGCAAGGGCGTGGTGGAAGAATTCATCCAGGGAGATGCAGATCCGTGTCATATCCAGCAAGCACTTGAAAAATTCATGACCGATGCCAAGTTCGCCGCCGAAATACAGGCAGAACTCGCAGCCACCGCCGCCAAGCTCGGCGAGCCTGGCTGCCACCAGCGCGCCGCGAACGCCATCGTCAAGACTATCAATGGATAA
- the yajC gene encoding preprotein translocase subunit YajC produces the protein MINTFNILAQGDGNPYGSLIMMALLFVVMWVVLIRPQQKRQKELRAKQDSLKKGDDVITIGGLHGTVNAVSEKTVSIRVADNQFLKFDKSAIATILGKDSGKVLKEEKK, from the coding sequence ATGATCAACACATTCAACATTCTCGCTCAAGGCGACGGCAACCCATACGGTAGCCTCATCATGATGGCCCTTCTCTTCGTGGTCATGTGGGTCGTCCTCATCCGTCCACAGCAGAAGCGCCAGAAAGAGCTCCGCGCCAAGCAGGACTCCCTCAAGAAAGGTGACGACGTCATCACCATCGGCGGCCTCCACGGCACCGTCAATGCAGTCAGCGAGAAGACAGTCTCCATCCGCGTAGCAGACAACCAGTTCCTCAAGTTCGACAAGTCCGCCATCGCTACCATCCTCGGTAAAGACTCCGGCAAGGTGCTCAAAGAGGAGAAGAAGTAA
- the tgt gene encoding tRNA guanosine(34) transglycosylase Tgt — protein MFELIQTDKETKARRGRLTTAHGVIETPIFMPVGTQGTVKTLHPDDLLDLGSQIILGNTYHLNLRPGLDVIRAAKGLHQFSTWDKPILTDSGGFQVWSLAKLRKISEEGVQFANHLDGSKMMLSPETSMEIQATLGSDIAMLFDECPPYPCEEKYAADSLALTTRWAKRCKEWHEENASKIVPWMTEPSLLGESPMPQPRQLAFGIVQGSSYAELREQSAKELIEIGFDGYAVGGISVGEPEHEMIRAIDNAVPHLPADKPRYAMGLGTPPQMLEMIARGVDMFDCVMPTRVARHGLAFTEDGPIHIKNKEFEFDQRPLTEYTHPSVARFSRSYIRHLWRAKEMLALRLLSFHNLHFYLRLMQQSREAIEAGTFAEFKDAFITRYNSHKEQ, from the coding sequence ATGTTCGAACTCATCCAGACAGACAAGGAAACCAAGGCGCGCCGCGGCAGGCTCACGACTGCGCACGGTGTGATTGAGACGCCTATCTTCATGCCCGTCGGCACCCAGGGCACCGTCAAGACCCTGCATCCGGATGACTTGCTCGACCTCGGCTCCCAGATTATCCTGGGCAATACCTACCACCTGAACCTTCGCCCGGGACTCGATGTCATCCGCGCGGCCAAGGGTCTGCACCAGTTCTCCACCTGGGACAAACCGATCCTGACGGACTCCGGCGGCTTCCAGGTTTGGTCGCTGGCCAAGCTCAGAAAGATTTCCGAGGAAGGCGTGCAGTTCGCCAACCACCTCGACGGCTCCAAGATGATGCTCTCCCCGGAGACCAGCATGGAGATCCAGGCCACTCTAGGCTCAGACATCGCCATGCTCTTCGACGAGTGCCCACCTTATCCATGCGAGGAAAAATACGCCGCAGACTCGCTGGCTCTCACCACACGCTGGGCCAAGCGCTGCAAGGAATGGCACGAGGAAAATGCTTCCAAGATCGTCCCCTGGATGACCGAGCCTTCCCTTTTGGGCGAGAGCCCCATGCCACAGCCTCGCCAGCTCGCCTTCGGCATCGTCCAGGGCTCCAGCTACGCTGAACTACGTGAACAATCCGCCAAGGAACTCATCGAGATCGGATTCGACGGCTATGCGGTCGGCGGCATCTCCGTCGGTGAGCCGGAGCACGAGATGATCCGCGCGATCGACAACGCTGTACCGCACCTCCCGGCAGACAAGCCCCGTTACGCCATGGGCCTCGGCACCCCGCCGCAGATGCTGGAAATGATTGCCCGCGGCGTCGACATGTTCGACTGCGTGATGCCGACTCGCGTGGCCCGCCACGGTCTCGCCTTCACGGAGGACGGCCCAATCCACATCAAGAACAAGGAGTTCGAGTTCGACCAGCGTCCCCTTACCGAGTACACCCACCCCAGCGTGGCCCGCTTCTCACGCAGCTACATCCGCCACCTCTGGCGTGCCAAGGAAATGCTGGCTTTAAGATTGCTTTCTTTCCACAATCTGCATTTCTACCTCAGGCTCATGCAGCAAAGCCGGGAGGCGATCGAGGCCGGCACCTTCGCCGAATTCAAGGATGCATTCATCACCCGCTACAATTCTCACAAAGAACAATAA
- a CDS encoding DUF433 domain-containing protein, producing the protein MNERITFNPKQCGGRPCIRGMRIRVKDVLDLLAANVSRSEILEDYPYLESEDIDACLVYAAAEADHPVLLAQ; encoded by the coding sequence ATGAACGAGAGAATTACCTTTAACCCGAAGCAGTGCGGTGGCAGGCCATGCATCCGGGGGATGAGGATCCGGGTCAAGGATGTCCTGGACTTGCTGGCAGCTAATGTATCGCGGTCCGAAATACTCGAAGATTACCCGTATCTTGAGAGTGAGGATATCGATGCTTGCTTGGTTTATGCTGCCGCCGAAGCTGATCACCCTGTTCTTCTTGCTCAATAG
- a CDS encoding DUF5615 family PIN-like protein, whose protein sequence is MRFLVDAQLPSALARYLASLGHQAEHVSDVGMLDADDSPIWDYAVACGAIVLTKDEDFPHRLSQAPLKAPVVVWLRVGNASRRALLEWFGPLLPNIVLLIENGEKLIEVR, encoded by the coding sequence ATGCGCTTCCTTGTCGATGCCCAGCTGCCTTCTGCCTTGGCGCGATATTTGGCAAGTCTTGGACATCAGGCCGAGCACGTCTCGGATGTTGGTATGCTGGATGCGGACGATTCGCCCATCTGGGATTACGCGGTGGCATGCGGAGCTATTGTCTTGACCAAAGATGAGGATTTCCCGCATCGCCTCAGTCAAGCGCCTCTCAAAGCTCCAGTTGTTGTCTGGCTCAGAGTGGGTAATGCAAGTCGAAGGGCTTTGTTAGAGTGGTTCGGGCCGCTGTTGCCAAACATTGTGTTGCTAATTGAAAATGGCGAGAAGCTCATTGAGGTGCGTTAG
- a CDS encoding dihydrodipicolinate synthase family protein yields the protein MSNIFSGTIPALMTPCDAEGNPDFDALVNTAKSLIDAGMDSVVYCGSMGDWPLLTEEQRMTGVKALVDAGIKVIVGTGAQNTRYAAAHAAHAREVGAHGLMVIPRVLSRGATPIAQYNHFVAILEAGGPDLPAVIYNSPYYGFETKADLFFKLNEKYPQLIGFKEFGGAAPMSYAAENITTGRDDLTLMVGVDTGAYHGFVNCGAGGAITGVGCALPKEVLKMVELCKRAAAGDATARRYALELSEAMNVLSTFDEKPDLVLYYKHLMVLEGHEEYKYHINPTDKLSPAQEAYLNQQHALFRNWWSSWEGKDA from the coding sequence ATGAGTAACATTTTCTCAGGAACTATTCCCGCACTGATGACCCCTTGCGACGCCGAGGGCAATCCCGACTTCGACGCACTGGTAAACACCGCCAAGAGCCTTATCGACGCAGGCATGGACTCCGTAGTTTACTGCGGCTCCATGGGCGACTGGCCACTCCTTACTGAAGAACAGCGCATGACTGGTGTGAAGGCACTCGTCGATGCTGGTATCAAGGTAATCGTAGGTACAGGTGCCCAAAACACCCGCTACGCCGCAGCCCACGCAGCTCACGCCCGTGAAGTCGGCGCACACGGTCTCATGGTCATTCCTCGCGTACTTTCTCGCGGTGCCACACCGATTGCCCAGTACAACCACTTCGTAGCCATCCTGGAGGCAGGCGGACCGGATCTTCCAGCCGTCATCTACAACAGCCCTTACTACGGTTTCGAAACCAAGGCTGACCTCTTCTTCAAACTCAACGAGAAGTACCCACAACTTATCGGCTTCAAGGAATTCGGTGGCGCAGCCCCAATGAGCTACGCTGCTGAGAACATCACCACAGGCCGCGACGACCTCACCCTCATGGTGGGTGTCGATACCGGCGCTTACCACGGCTTCGTCAACTGCGGCGCCGGTGGCGCCATCACCGGTGTCGGCTGTGCCCTTCCTAAGGAAGTTCTTAAAATGGTCGAGCTCTGCAAGCGCGCCGCTGCTGGCGATGCTACCGCACGCCGCTACGCTCTCGAGCTCAGCGAAGCCATGAACGTTCTCTCCACCTTCGATGAGAAGCCAGACCTCGTGCTCTACTACAAGCACCTCATGGTTCTCGAAGGTCACGAAGAGTACAAATACCACATCAACCCGACTGATAAACTCAGCCCGGCCCAGGAAGCCTACCTCAACCAGCAGCACGCTCTCTTCCGCAACTGGTGGAGCTCCTGGGAAGGCAAAGACGCTTAA